In a single window of the Nicotiana tomentosiformis chromosome 10, ASM39032v3, whole genome shotgun sequence genome:
- the LOC104107814 gene encoding isoflavone reductase homolog, which yields MAGKSRILFVGGTGYIGKFIVEASAKAGHDTFVLVRESTLSNPTKTKLIDTFKSLGVTFVHGDLYDHESLVKAIKQVDVVISTVGHALLADQVKIIAAIKEAGNVKRFFPSEFGNDVDRVHAVEPAKTAFNTKAQIRRAIEAEGIPFTYVANFFFAGYFLPNLAQPGASGPPTDKVVILGDGNTKAVFNKEEDIAIYTIKAVDDPKTLNKILYIRPPHNIVTINEVISLWEKKTGKNLERVYVPEEQVLKNIQEASFPLNVVLSISHTAFVKGDHTNFAIEPSFGVEASEAYPDVKYTPVDEILNQYV from the exons ATGGCCGGAAAAAGTAGGATTCTGTTCGTCGGAGGTACTGGATACATCGGAAAATTCATCGTCGAGGCGAGTGCTAAAGCGGGTCATGACACCTTTGTGTTGGTCAGAGAATCCACACTCTCCAATCCTACCAAAACCAAACTCATTGATACTTTCAAGAGTTTAGGTGTCACGTTCGTCCAT GGAGATTTATATGATCATGAGAGTTTGGTGAAGGCGATAAAGCAGGTGGACGTTGTGATTTCAACTGTAGGTCATGCCCTATTAGCTGATCAGGTGAAGATCATTGCTGCTATCAAGGAAGCTGGTAATGTCAAG AGATTCTTTCCTTCTGAATTCGGGAATGATGTAGACCGTGTCCACGCTGTTGAGCCTGCTAAAACAGCATTCAATACCAAAGCTCAAATTCGCCGTGCTATTGAGGCTGAAGGAATACCATTCACTTATGTGGCCAACTTCTTTTTTGCTGGTTATTTTCTTCCAAATCTAGCACAGCCTGGAGCTTCTGGTCCTCCTACAGACAAAGTTGTCATCTTAGGAGATGGCAATACTAAAG CTGTTTTTAACAAGGAAGAAGACATTGCTATCTATACCATCAAGGCTGTGGATGATCCAAAAACACTGAACAAAATCCTTTACATTAGGCCACCACACAATATAGTTACAATAAATGAGGTTATATCGTTGTGGGAGAAGAAAACCGGAAAGAACCTTGAAAGAGTATACGTACCCGAGGAACAAGTTCTCAAGAACATACAAG AAGCCTCCTTTCCATTGAACGTGGTATTATCGATCTCTCACACTGCTTTTGTGAAGGGTGACCACACTAATTTTGCAATTGAACCGTCATTTGGAGTGGAGGCATCAGAGGCTTATCCTGATGTTAAATATACCCCAGTAGATGAGATTCTCAACCAATATGTGTGA